Below is a genomic region from Sinobacterium norvegicum.
AACCTAGCGTAAATCTATATCTTAACGACATAGATTGAAAAGCCGTTTCTATGTTTGCATAGAGCGGCTTTTTTTGTATTGTGAAAGCAATAATAATTTTTTAGGAGGATTGTCTGGTGTCCAAGCGTAGAGTAGTAGTCACCGGTTTGGGCTTGATTACTCCCTTAGGTAATACTGTCGCCGATACATGGAACGGTATACTTAATGGTAAAAGTGGCATTGCGCCTATCGAGCACTTTGATGTCTCATCGTTTACGACACGTTTTGGCGGGTCGGTGAAAGATTTTGATGTCACGCAATATTTAGCCAAGAAAGATGCCAAACGAATGGATATTTTCATTCAATACGGTATGGCTGCTGCTATCCAGGCAATTGAAGACTCTGGTTTGCAAGCGACAGAGGAAAACGCACCTCGTATTGGCTGTGCTATTGGTTCTGGTATTGGCGGTATTGGCTCGATTGAGCAAGGTCGCGATATTATCAACAATAGCGGTCCTCGCAAGATTTCCCCATTTTTTGTCCCCGGCTCTATTATCAACATGATTGCCGGTAATATATCGATTAAATATGGCTTTCAAGGCCCTAATATTGCTGTCACCACCGCCTGTACTACGGGCACGCATAATATTGGTATCGCGGCTCGTATGATCGAGCACGGCGATGCTGATGCAATGGTTGTTGGTGGCGCTGAAATGGCGACAACCTCGGTTGGCTTAGGCGGTTTTGCTGCAGCCCGTGCACTGTCTACCCGGAACGACGACCCGCAAGCGGCCAGCCGTCCATGGGATAAAGATCGCGATGGTTTCGTGCTCAGTGATGGTGCTGGTATGCTGGTGCTTGAAGAGTATGAGCAGGCCAAGGCCCGTGGCGCAACAATCTATGCTGAGCTTGCCGGCTTTGGCATGAGCGCTGACGCTTATCATATGACGTCTCCGACGACGGATGGCAGTGGTGCTGCGCGTTCTATGAAGAATGCCATCGTTGATGCTGGTATCGATACCTCGCTTATCCATTACGTCAATGCTCACGGTACATCGACACCGGCGGGTGATGTCGCTGAAAGCTTGGCGGTGAAATTGGCAATGGGTGAGGCTGCTGCGGCAAAGGCTGCCGTCAGCTCAACCAAGTCGATGATCGGTCATTTGCTCGGTGCTGCGGGTTCTGTCGAGGCTGTTTTCTCAGTATTGGCTATTCGTGATCAGGTGGCTCCGCCGACCATCAACTTGGATAACCCAGACGAAGGCTGTGATCTTAATTACGTGCCACATACCGCGCAAGAAATGAATATTGAGGCTGCTGTTTCAAATTCATTTGGCTTTGGTGGTACCAACGGTAGCTTGTTGTTCAAACGAGTATAGCCGTCTGCCGGCGACTATCGTCGCCGGTCTTATTTACCTTCCGGTTAGAATTATGGCGTTGATTACTGGCTGTGTTGTTATCAATGGAAAGGTTGTTGATCAGCTGGCCGTGACAGATCGTGCATTGGCCTATGGCGACGGCTTGTTTGAAACAATGCCGGTGACCGGCGGCAGGATTGTGTTGTTGGATTACCATCTGGCCCGCCTAACAAAGGGTTGTCATGCACTCGGCTTTTGTTCGCAACAAATAGTACTTATTGCTGACGAGATCCAGCGCATTGTCGCTGACATGCCCTCGGAACCTTTCATTCTGAAATTGATACTCTCTCGTGGCAGTGGCGGGCGGGGTTATCGGCCGCCAATAGAGGCGCAATACAGGCGTGTTTTTCAGTGTCTACCGATGGTGGATTATGGTGTTGAACAGGGCGGAATATCGGTCTTTCAGTGCCAAACAAGGCTGCCAGAGGCCTTCGCGTTAGCCGGGCTTAAGCATCTCAACCGACTGCCACAGGTATTGGCAAAGCAAGAGTGGCATGATGACGCCATTGCCGAAGGCATTATGCTCGATGGACAGGGATATGTTGTTGAGGGAACGCAGAGTAATGTTTTTTGGTTGCGAAATAACACGCTGTATACCAGTAGTCTCAAACGCTGTGGCGTGGCAGGCGTAATGCGCCAGTTAATTATTGAAAAACTGGCAAAAAAGTTTAATTATGATGTGGTGTTCGAAGAAATATATTACCGCCAGCTTTATCATGTCGAAGCGGTATTTGTCTGCAATAGCTTGATGAGAATTTGCCCTGTTGATTGCCTGCTTGATACCGATAAACGCTTGCCAATAGAGCTCAATAGTAGCGGTCACCCAGTAGTTGCTCAGCTGCAGCATGCGTTGATCGATATTTACCCCCAATAATAATGTAAGAGTAGTGAATGATAATTTTTAAACGTGTATTGCTACTGGCTGTTTTTGTCGCAGTGCTGGTTGGTTTTGGTGCCCAGCAGTGGTTGCAGCGTACGATGCATACCCCACTGGCAGAGCAGTTTATCGGTTCTAGTGTCGTTGTCGGCAAGGGCTCGAGTTTTAGTGCTGTGGCAAATCAGCTGCAGGCTGATGGCATAATAGAAAACGCCCGTGTTTTTGTTCTCTACGCGAGATTTTATGAGCTGACAGATATCAAGGCGGGAGAGTATGCGATCTCGGTCAATGATACCGCCATTACGCTGTTGGATAAGATGCGTAAAGGGGCGGTAAAGTATTATCAAATCACGTTGACGGAAGGACTGACGCTTAAGCAACTGCTGGCCAAAATTCATGCGAATACACTGATAGAGCAGACGTTGCAGCTGTCTGAATTACCGGTCTATATGAGTGAGCTTGGCTATGGTGAGCACGACAACATTGAAGGCTTGATCTTCCCGGATAGTTACGCCTTTACCCGCGGTCAAACCGATCGTGAGATCATTGCCGTCGCCGCGGCGAGGCTGCAGACAGTCTTGCAGCAGCAGTGGCAGCAGCGACAAAAAAATCTGCCCTATAAAACCCCCTACGAAGCCCTTGTTATGGCCAGTATTGTTGAGAGGGAAACCGGTGTTGCCAGAGAGCGGGGTGAGATTGCCGGGGTCTTTGTTCGTCGCTTGAAAAAGAGAATGAGGTTGCAGACTGACCCGACGGTTATCTACGGCATGGGTGATCGTTATAACGGCCGGATTACTCGGGCTGATTTACGTCGAGATACTCCATACAACACATATACCCGCAACGGTTTACCGCCGACGCCTATCGCTGCTGCTGGTAAAGAAGCGATACACGCAGCGCTAAACCCCAAACAGGGCAGTAGCCTGTACTTTGTCGCCAAGGGTGATGGTACGCATCAGTTTTCAGATACCTTAGAGCAGCATAATAAGGCCGTCAGAACCTATCAATTAAAGCGCCGTGATGATTATCGCAGCTCACCGGCCAATGAGTAGCAGCATGAGTTTAGAGACAAAGACCAAGCCCTTGTTTATCACTATCGAGGGTGGTGAGGGTGTCGGTAAAACCACTAACGTCGAATACATTAAGCAGTTGCTCAATGCCAGCGGGACAGAGTTTATTCATACCCGCGAGCCGGGGGGGACGCCATTGGCGGAAGAATTGAGAGAATTGCTGCTGAGCAAGAGAGGGGAGCAGGTTGATGAGATGGCTGAGCTGTTGTTGGTGTTTGCCGCCCGTTCGCAACATCTCAATACCAAGATTTTACCAGCACTAAGTCGTGGCGAATGGGTGCTGTGTGACCGCTTTACCGATGCCACCTATGCCTACCAGGGTTGTGGTCGTAATATGTCAACGGCATTGATTGAACAGCTAGAGCAAACCGTTCAGCAGGGTGTGCAGCCTGATTTGACGTTGCTATTGGATGTGCCTGTTGAAATTGGCATGGAACGCGCTCGTCAGCGCGGGGAACTCGACCGCTTTGAATCAGAGCAGCTGGCATTCTTTCATCGTGTCAGAGAGGGCTATTTACGCCGTGCAGCCGACAACCCTCAGCGCTTTGCTGTTATTGATGCCTCACAGCCACTGGCCGATGTGCAGGCGCAAATCGCCGGTGTCATCTTGCCAATGCTCGCGAATACGCCATGATATACCCCTGGTTGGAAGATCGCTGGCAGCAGCTGATTGAACAGGTGGATGCCGGCATCTTACCCCATGCACTGCTAATCACCGGGTCTGCCGGGCTTGGCAAGCTATCTCTGGCCAAGGCCCTGGGCATCTATCTTCAATGTCATCAGCCTGTCGATAAGCAAGCCTGCGGTAGCTGTAAAAGTTGTCTATTGCATCAGGTCGGCACCCATCCGGATTATAAGGTACTGACATTAGAGGAGGGCAGCCGGCAAATTAAAATTGATGCGGTGAGGCAGGTCTCAGATTTCGTACTCAAAAAGAGTCAGCAGGGCGGCTATAAAATTGTCATTATCGACCCAGCCGTGGCGATGAATGAAAATGCCTCAAATGCGCTGCTCAAAAGTCTGGAGGAGCCTGGCGAAAGTACGGTCATTATTTTGTTGGGCGTCAGTAGCCAGCAGGTGTTGCCAACTATCCGTTCCCGATGCCAGTTGTTGCAGATTAGGGATATAAGTTTTGAGCAGGGTGAGCAGTGGCTGGCACCTCAGGTGGGTGGACTGGAGCGGGCAAAATATTTATTGGCTGTGGCCAAGGGGCAGCCTACCCTGGCGTTGGAGCTGGACCAGAGTCCCAAGCTTCAACTGCGCGAGCAAATTCTGGCCGAATTGACCCAATTGCTAGAGGGGCAGACAGACCTGGTCGTTGTCGCTCAAAAGTGGGCTAAAGCCGAGCTTGGCGAAGTGGTGGGCTGGCTGTTGGATTGGTATATTGATTTGGCTAAGTGGACGGCCACCGGAGGATATACAGCAATGGCGGACTGCCAGGTGCTGTACCGGTTATTAGCTTTAAGGCTTAATCCGCAGAAACTACATCAGCAGGTAGATAAATTGACTAAACTAAAGGCTGTTATCACCAAAGGTGCAAGCCCCAATAAACAGCTGTTGCTAGAGGGTGTGCTTGCAGATTTAAGTCATTAATAACTAGTGGAAATAGTGCTTCTTTACGGTTATTCTTCGGTTATAAAATAAAGTTGTGTTGTGCTTGGAAATGTTGGAGTAAGTGATGTCTATCGGTGGTGCTGGTGCTAAGGCGGGGGCAAGAAATGGTATCTTGTCGTTAACAATCAAAGATGCTTCTGTGCTCTATGCAGCCTATATGCCTTTTTTAAATAATGGCGGACTTTTTGTACCAACTACAAAGGCTTACAACTTGGGTGATGAGGTTTTTATGCTGATCACATTGATGGATGAGGCCGAGAAAATTCCGGTTGCGGGCAAGGTTGTCTGGTTGACACCTGAGGGTGCGCAGGGTGGCCGTGCAGCCGGTATTGGTGTTCAGTTTGCCGATAAAGATGAGATAGCGGTGAGTAAAATTGAAACCTATCTTGCCGGTTCGTTGGCATCAGATCGTCCCACGCATACTATGTAAATCGGCGACAACGCCGTATACTGCACGGCAAATTTTTATGAAAGTATTGTTATGCCTGTTCAAACCCTCCCGCTTGTTGATTCTCACTGCCACCTAGACCGTTTAAACCTTGAGGGGTATGACGATGGTATTGCTGGCGTGATAGCCCGTGCCCGTCAGCAGGGTGTCGGTAAGATGCTCTGTGTGGGTATCGACCTCGAAAACTCTTTAACCTGCTCTGAGATTGCCTCCACCTATTCTGAAGTTGTCGCCTCTGTCGGTGTGCATCCCTTGAGCGTCGATGAGACGCCGCTCGATATAGAGCGACTACGTCGGTTAGCCGATAGCAAGCATGTTGTCGCGATAGGTGAAACTGGGCTGGATTATTTCTACGAGTCTCAATGTTTGAAGCAGCAGAGACAAAGCTTTGTTGACCATTTGGTGCTGGCCAAAGAGCTTCGTAAGCCGGTGATTGTTCATACCCGGGATGCCAAAGACGATACCATCGAGTTGATAACAGGTCATGGTTGTTTGGAGTCTGCCGGCGTGCTTCACTGCTTTACTGAGGATTTGCCGATGGCTAAGAAAGCCCTGGACCTCAATTATTACATCTCTATTTCGGGGATAGTCACCTTCAGAAATGCCGATGCTCTTCGTGATGTTGTTAAGGCGTTACCACTCGATCGTCTATTGATTGAAACAGATTCGCCCTATTTGACGCCGATGCCCCATCGCGGAAAGCCTAACGAGCCGCAGTATGTCAGTTTGGTTGCGCAATATATCGCCGATTTGTTGGCTATTGATGTGCAAGTTTTGGCGGAAATTACGACGAATAATTTTTATCGGTTGTTCGGTAGTGAATAAAAAAATATACCAAAAGACATATTTAAAAAATAATATTATGTGCCGAATAACATATTTATAGTTCGTGAAGTTTGTGCTTTTTTCTAGTATTTTAGCTGAAAATAAGCGCGCTCGGTTCAATGCATACATTCTTTTTTAAGGATGAAAAAGCGCAGGCCGAGGAATGGATTTAGGACGAAATATAAATCAATGGCACGTTTGCCTCGACTCAACCTGATCAATATCCCTCAGCATATCGTACAGGTAGGCCATAATAGTCTGCCCTGTTTTTTTTGTGATGATGATTATGCTTTCTATTTGCAGAGCCTGCGTGCGGCGTCGGACCAGTATAAGGTAGATGTCCATGCGTATGTTTTGCTGCCAAGTATGATCCAAATAATCGCAACCCCTAATATTCCCAATGGCATCTCTTCGATGATGCAGTCTTTAGGGCGCCGCTATGTACAATATATTAATCACCGCTATAAACGCTCAGGCACCCTGTGGGGTGGTCGATACAAGTCCAGTGTCATCGACTCGACAGCCTATCTTTTAACCTGCTATCGCTACGTTGAATTAAGGCCGCTTCATATGGGGCTGGTTGATGACGTTGAAGATTATCGATGGTCTAGTTTTCCTCACCATATAGGGCTCTGCAATGACTCGCTGATCATTGATCATCCGTTGTTTTTAGAGTTGGGCGACAGCCGTAAACAACGTTGTTATGCATATCAGCAGTTGTTCAAATATGAATTCGGTGTCGCGGTAATGGATTACATAGCCGAGACGGTAAGTGTTGGGCAGATACTCGGAGGTGATGGTTTTAAGGACCAGATAGAAAAGATAGCTAATGTGAGAGTTCGTCCTTTGAAACGTGGACGCCCCAAAAAATCATCGGCGGCGCGTTAAATCGTGCCGGAGTCGTTTTTTTAAATCACCCTTGGTGCCACGATCCTTGTTGGGATATTGATAATGATGTTTTAATGGTGTCAGAGTGGATTTTAAAAGTGATGGTTCTTGTTTTAAAAAATAATGAATATGCTTAAATGTTTGTGTCGCCGCTAGCTAGTGGTAAAAAAATTTTTAAAATTAAAAGGACTTATTGTTATGGCTATTTACATGAATTACAACGGCAAGACTCCAGCGGGTAATGTTACTGCTAAGGGCTACGAGGGATGGATTGAGGTTGATAGCTTTTCTTTTGGCGTCGGTCGCGGTATCAGCATGGAAGCCGGTCATCTGTCTAATCGTGAAGCAACTCGCCCAAGCATCAGTGAAATCACTGTGTCAAAGGCTATGGACGCGGCCTCAGGTGGTTTATTCAAGCAGTCTGTCACCGGTGATGAAGGTATTCAGGTCGAAGTACATATCGTACAAACAGGCGCAGCAGGCCTTGAAAAATATGCCACGTATACCATGGATGACTGTTTGATCAGCTCATACAGCGTTGGTGCCAGTGCCGGTGGTGCGCCACAAGAAACAGTATCGATCAGCTTTGCCCGCATTGAGGCAAACCTTGCCCATGCAGATAAGAGCAATAAGAATCCTAAGAATGTATTGGTCGGTTATAACTTAGCGACAGCTGAACCGATTTAATCTATTCGTTGTTGACGTGTTAATGAGGCTGGTTACAATTTTCTGTAACCAGCTTTTTGTCGTTTGTGTAGTAACCCAAAGGAATGGTGTATGTCAGAGGTTGAACTAGTACAAGAGCATAGGCTGGCCAAGGTGAAATCCGGCATTACTTCGGATGTCATCGTGGTCAATGTTGCTGGCTTAGAGTCTATTTCTGCTGAGTTCGAATTTGATGTTGATATATTATCTGATGATCACAGTATCGATGCTGAAGCATTAATAGCGACGGCAGTAGTACTTGAGGTGGCGATAGATGA
It encodes:
- the mltG gene encoding endolytic transglycosylase MltG; the encoded protein is MIIFKRVLLLAVFVAVLVGFGAQQWLQRTMHTPLAEQFIGSSVVVGKGSSFSAVANQLQADGIIENARVFVLYARFYELTDIKAGEYAISVNDTAITLLDKMRKGAVKYYQITLTEGLTLKQLLAKIHANTLIEQTLQLSELPVYMSELGYGEHDNIEGLIFPDSYAFTRGQTDREIIAVAAARLQTVLQQQWQQRQKNLPYKTPYEALVMASIVERETGVARERGEIAGVFVRRLKKRMRLQTDPTVIYGMGDRYNGRITRADLRRDTPYNTYTRNGLPPTPIAAAGKEAIHAALNPKQGSSLYFVAKGDGTHQFSDTLEQHNKAVRTYQLKRRDDYRSSPANE
- a CDS encoding Hcp family type VI secretion system effector translates to MAIYMNYNGKTPAGNVTAKGYEGWIEVDSFSFGVGRGISMEAGHLSNREATRPSISEITVSKAMDAASGGLFKQSVTGDEGIQVEVHIVQTGAAGLEKYATYTMDDCLISSYSVGASAGGAPQETVSISFARIEANLAHADKSNKNPKNVLVGYNLATAEPI
- the tmk gene encoding dTMP kinase gives rise to the protein MSLETKTKPLFITIEGGEGVGKTTNVEYIKQLLNASGTEFIHTREPGGTPLAEELRELLLSKRGEQVDEMAELLLVFAARSQHLNTKILPALSRGEWVLCDRFTDATYAYQGCGRNMSTALIEQLEQTVQQGVQPDLTLLLDVPVEIGMERARQRGELDRFESEQLAFFHRVREGYLRRAADNPQRFAVIDASQPLADVQAQIAGVILPMLANTP
- the pabC gene encoding aminodeoxychorismate lyase, with the translated sequence MALITGCVVINGKVVDQLAVTDRALAYGDGLFETMPVTGGRIVLLDYHLARLTKGCHALGFCSQQIVLIADEIQRIVADMPSEPFILKLILSRGSGGRGYRPPIEAQYRRVFQCLPMVDYGVEQGGISVFQCQTRLPEAFALAGLKHLNRLPQVLAKQEWHDDAIAEGIMLDGQGYVVEGTQSNVFWLRNNTLYTSSLKRCGVAGVMRQLIIEKLAKKFNYDVVFEEIYYRQLYHVEAVFVCNSLMRICPVDCLLDTDKRLPIELNSSGHPVVAQLQHALIDIYPQ
- a CDS encoding DNA polymerase III subunit delta' produces the protein MIYPWLEDRWQQLIEQVDAGILPHALLITGSAGLGKLSLAKALGIYLQCHQPVDKQACGSCKSCLLHQVGTHPDYKVLTLEEGSRQIKIDAVRQVSDFVLKKSQQGGYKIVIIDPAVAMNENASNALLKSLEEPGESTVIILLGVSSQQVLPTIRSRCQLLQIRDISFEQGEQWLAPQVGGLERAKYLLAVAKGQPTLALELDQSPKLQLREQILAELTQLLEGQTDLVVVAQKWAKAELGEVVGWLLDWYIDLAKWTATGGYTAMADCQVLYRLLALRLNPQKLHQQVDKLTKLKAVITKGASPNKQLLLEGVLADLSH
- a CDS encoding TatD family hydrolase, which gives rise to MPVQTLPLVDSHCHLDRLNLEGYDDGIAGVIARARQQGVGKMLCVGIDLENSLTCSEIASTYSEVVASVGVHPLSVDETPLDIERLRRLADSKHVVAIGETGLDYFYESQCLKQQRQSFVDHLVLAKELRKPVIVHTRDAKDDTIELITGHGCLESAGVLHCFTEDLPMAKKALDLNYYISISGIVTFRNADALRDVVKALPLDRLLIETDSPYLTPMPHRGKPNEPQYVSLVAQYIADLLAIDVQVLAEITTNNFYRLFGSE
- the fabF gene encoding beta-ketoacyl-ACP synthase II, producing MSKRRVVVTGLGLITPLGNTVADTWNGILNGKSGIAPIEHFDVSSFTTRFGGSVKDFDVTQYLAKKDAKRMDIFIQYGMAAAIQAIEDSGLQATEENAPRIGCAIGSGIGGIGSIEQGRDIINNSGPRKISPFFVPGSIINMIAGNISIKYGFQGPNIAVTTACTTGTHNIGIAARMIEHGDADAMVVGGAEMATTSVGLGGFAAARALSTRNDDPQAASRPWDKDRDGFVLSDGAGMLVLEEYEQAKARGATIYAELAGFGMSADAYHMTSPTTDGSGAARSMKNAIVDAGIDTSLIHYVNAHGTSTPAGDVAESLAVKLAMGEAAAAKAAVSSTKSMIGHLLGAAGSVEAVFSVLAIRDQVAPPTINLDNPDEGCDLNYVPHTAQEMNIEAAVSNSFGFGGTNGSLLFKRV
- a CDS encoding transposase, whose translation is MARLPRLNLINIPQHIVQVGHNSLPCFFCDDDYAFYLQSLRAASDQYKVDVHAYVLLPSMIQIIATPNIPNGISSMMQSLGRRYVQYINHRYKRSGTLWGGRYKSSVIDSTAYLLTCYRYVELRPLHMGLVDDVEDYRWSSFPHHIGLCNDSLIIDHPLFLELGDSRKQRCYAYQQLFKYEFGVAVMDYIAETVSVGQILGGDGFKDQIEKIANVRVRPLKRGRPKKSSAAR
- a CDS encoding PilZ domain-containing protein; protein product: MMSIGGAGAKAGARNGILSLTIKDASVLYAAYMPFLNNGGLFVPTTKAYNLGDEVFMLITLMDEAEKIPVAGKVVWLTPEGAQGGRAAGIGVQFADKDEIAVSKIETYLAGSLASDRPTHTM